A part of Tachysurus vachellii isolate PV-2020 chromosome 4, HZAU_Pvac_v1, whole genome shotgun sequence genomic DNA contains:
- the otos2 gene encoding otospiralin-like, protein MARFSLAMCVLVLGLFCLSGAEESQEESREKRDVPNWALTSSDFFGWIEELRNHAGYDKIDELARTFWAHFPSASRLGYDSPAPEE, encoded by the exons ATGGCTCGCTTCTCGCTAgccatgtgtgtgcttgtgctcgGGCTCTTCTGCCTGTCAG GTGCTGAAGAGAGCCAAG AAGAGTCCAGAGAAAAGCGGGATGTACCAAACTGGgctctgacctcctctgacttTTTCGGCTGGATCGAAGAGCTGCGCAATCATGCTGGCTATGATAAAATCGATGAGCTGGCCAGAACCTTCTGGGCTCATTTCCCCTCGGCTAGTCGTCTGGGTTATGATTCCCCAGCTCCTGAAGAATGA